The following are encoded together in the Dickeya lacustris genome:
- the nusG gene encoding transcription termination/antitermination protein NusG has product MSEAPKKRWYVVQAFSGFEGRVAQSLREHIKLHNMEDHFGEVMVPTEEVVEIRGGQRRKSERKFFPGYVLVQMVMDDASWHLVRSVPRVMGFIGGTSDRPAPISDKEVDAIMNRLQQVGDKPRPKTLFEPGEMVRVNDGPFADFNGVVEEVDYEKSRLKVSVSIFGRATPVELDFSQVEKG; this is encoded by the coding sequence ATGTCTGAAGCTCCAAAAAAACGTTGGTACGTCGTTCAGGCGTTTTCTGGCTTTGAAGGTCGTGTGGCGCAGTCTTTGCGTGAACACATCAAACTCCACAATATGGAAGATCACTTTGGCGAAGTGATGGTCCCGACGGAAGAAGTGGTTGAAATCCGTGGTGGTCAACGCCGTAAAAGTGAACGTAAATTCTTCCCGGGCTATGTATTGGTACAGATGGTGATGGACGATGCCAGCTGGCATTTGGTTCGTAGCGTTCCACGCGTAATGGGCTTTATTGGCGGTACGTCCGATCGCCCGGCACCGATCAGCGATAAAGAAGTCGATGCAATTATGAATCGACTGCAGCAGGTTGGTGATAAGCCGCGTCCGAAAACCCTGTTCGAACCGGGTGAAATGGTACGTGTCAACGATGGCCCGTTTGCCGATTTCAACGGTGTGGTAGAAGAAGTCGATTACGAGAAGAGCCGCCTGAAGGTATCAGTTTCTATCTTTGGCCGTGCAACCCCTGTTGAGCTGGATTTCAGCCAGGTGGAAAAAGGCTAA
- the secE gene encoding preprotein translocase subunit SecE → MSANTEAQESGRGLEALKWLVVAVLLVAAIVGNYYYREFSLPLRAMAVVVLIAVAGGVALLTTKGKATVLFAREARTEVRKVIWPTRQETLHTTLIVAAVTAVMSLILWGLDGILVRLVSFITGLRF, encoded by the coding sequence ATGAGTGCGAATACCGAAGCTCAGGAGAGCGGGCGTGGTCTCGAGGCGCTGAAATGGCTGGTTGTTGCAGTGCTGCTGGTCGCAGCAATTGTAGGTAACTATTACTATCGCGAATTCAGTCTACCGCTGCGTGCTATGGCTGTCGTTGTGTTGATAGCGGTTGCAGGCGGTGTTGCGTTACTGACCACGAAAGGCAAAGCAACGGTGTTGTTTGCGCGTGAAGCCCGTACTGAAGTTCGCAAGGTTATCTGGCCAACCCGGCAGGAAACATTACATACGACCCTGATCGTCGCTGCTGTTACTGCTGTTATGTCACTGATTTTATGGGGACTGGATGGCATTCTGGTGCGTCTGGTGTCGTTTATTACTGGCCTGAGGTTCTAA
- the tuf gene encoding elongation factor Tu encodes MSKEKFERTKPHVNVGTIGHVDHGKTTLTAAITTVLAKTYGGQARAFDQIDNAPEEKARGITINTSHVEYDTPTRHYAHVDCPGHADYVKNMITGAAQMDGAILVVAATDGPMPQTREHILLGRQVGVPFIIVFLNKCDMVDDEELLELVEMEVRELLSQYDFPGDDTPVIRGSALKALEGEAEWEAKIIELAEALDSYIPEPERAIDKPFLLPIEDVFSISGRGTVVTGRVERGIVKVGEEVEIVGIKDTAKTTCTGVEMFRKLLDEGRAGENVGVLLRGTKRDEVERGQVLAKPGSIKPHTQFESEVYILSKDEGGRHTPFFKGYRPQFYFRTTDVTGTIELPEGVEMVMPGDNIKMVVNLIAPIAMDDGLRFAIREGGRTVGAGVVAKVIA; translated from the coding sequence ATGTCTAAAGAAAAATTTGAACGTACAAAACCGCACGTTAACGTCGGTACTATCGGCCACGTTGACCATGGTAAAACAACGCTGACCGCTGCCATCACTACCGTTCTGGCAAAAACCTACGGTGGCCAGGCTCGTGCATTCGACCAGATCGATAACGCGCCGGAAGAAAAAGCACGTGGTATCACCATCAACACCTCTCACGTTGAATACGATACCCCGACTCGTCACTACGCGCACGTTGACTGCCCAGGGCACGCCGACTACGTGAAAAACATGATCACCGGTGCAGCCCAGATGGACGGCGCTATCCTGGTTGTTGCTGCGACTGACGGCCCGATGCCGCAGACTCGTGAGCACATCCTGCTGGGTCGCCAGGTAGGCGTTCCGTTCATCATCGTGTTCCTGAACAAATGCGACATGGTTGATGACGAAGAGCTGCTGGAACTGGTTGAGATGGAAGTGCGCGAGCTGCTGTCTCAGTACGACTTCCCGGGCGACGACACGCCGGTTATCCGTGGTTCCGCGCTGAAAGCGCTGGAAGGCGAAGCCGAGTGGGAAGCGAAAATCATCGAACTGGCCGAAGCACTGGACAGCTACATCCCGGAACCTGAGCGTGCGATTGACAAGCCGTTCCTGCTGCCGATCGAAGACGTATTCTCTATCTCTGGCCGTGGTACCGTTGTGACCGGTCGTGTAGAGCGCGGTATCGTGAAAGTGGGCGAAGAAGTGGAAATCGTGGGTATCAAAGACACCGCGAAAACCACCTGTACCGGCGTTGAAATGTTCCGCAAACTGCTGGACGAAGGCCGTGCGGGCGAGAACGTGGGCGTTCTGCTGCGTGGTACCAAACGTGATGAAGTTGAGCGTGGTCAGGTACTGGCTAAACCGGGCTCAATCAAGCCGCACACTCAGTTCGAATCTGAAGTGTATATCCTGAGCAAAGACGAAGGTGGCCGTCATACGCCGTTCTTCAAAGGCTACCGTCCGCAGTTCTACTTCCGTACGACTGACGTGACTGGCACCATCGAACTGCCGGAAGGCGTGGAAATGGTAATGCCTGGCGACAACATCAAGATGGTCGTAAACCTGATCGCGCCGATCGCGATGGACGACGGTCTGCGTTTCGCAATCCGTGAAGGTGGCCGTACTGTAGGCGCCGGCGTGGTTGCTAAAGTTATCGCTTAA
- the coaA gene encoding type I pantothenate kinase: MQNILMIKEHAFATPYLQFNRQQWANLRDSVPLTLTEDEIIKLKGINEDLSLDEVAEIYLPLSRLLNFYISSNLRRQAVLEQFLGTNEQKIPYIIGIAGSVAVGKSTTARVLQALLSRWPEHRKVDLITTDGFLHPNKTLQERNLMKKKGFPQSYDMHSLVKFVSDVKSGVSCVTAPTYSHLTYDIVPESNKVIEQPDILILEGLNVLQSGMDYPHDPHRVFVSDFVDFSIYVDAPENLLQTWYINRFLKFRQGAFTNPHSYFHNYAKLTEDEAINIASKLWQEINGLNLQQNILPTRERASLIMTKSANHAVECVRLRK; encoded by the coding sequence ATGCAGAACATACTTATGATTAAAGAGCACGCTTTCGCCACGCCTTATCTTCAGTTCAATCGCCAGCAATGGGCTAACTTACGTGATTCTGTGCCATTAACATTGACTGAAGATGAAATTATTAAGCTTAAAGGCATTAACGAGGATCTCTCTTTAGATGAGGTTGCAGAGATTTATTTGCCGTTATCACGATTACTGAACTTTTATATCAGTTCTAATTTACGGCGGCAGGCTGTTCTTGAGCAATTTCTAGGCACTAACGAGCAAAAGATTCCTTATATCATCGGTATTGCAGGTAGTGTTGCTGTTGGTAAAAGTACAACTGCGCGAGTATTACAGGCACTACTTAGTCGCTGGCCAGAACATCGTAAAGTTGACTTAATTACTACCGATGGATTTCTGCATCCAAATAAAACTTTGCAGGAAAGAAACCTTATGAAGAAAAAAGGTTTCCCTCAGTCTTATGACATGCATAGCTTGGTAAAATTTGTGTCTGATGTAAAGTCAGGTGTTTCATGTGTGACGGCACCGACATACTCTCATTTAACATATGATATTGTTCCAGAGAGTAATAAAGTTATAGAACAACCTGATATCCTTATCCTTGAAGGGTTAAATGTCCTGCAAAGCGGCATGGACTATCCACATGATCCACATAGGGTTTTTGTTTCCGACTTTGTCGACTTCTCTATTTATGTTGATGCTCCTGAAAATTTACTACAAACGTGGTACATAAACCGTTTTTTAAAATTCAGGCAGGGTGCATTTACTAACCCTCACTCTTATTTTCATAATTATGCCAAACTTACTGAGGATGAAGCGATCAATATCGCCTCAAAACTTTGGCAAGAAATTAATGGGCTTAACTTGCAGCAAAATATTCTACCCACACGCGAGAGAGCCAGCCTTATTATGACGAAGAGTGCTAATCACGCTGTTGAGTGCGTTAGATTAAGAAAATAA